One genomic region from Anopheles bellator chromosome 2, idAnoBellAS_SP24_06.2, whole genome shotgun sequence encodes:
- the LOC131207114 gene encoding uncharacterized protein LOC131207114, which produces MDDAPPRKSSLSIDRAAFLLLRVKKAFKKKRQQRKDKLTLQNVGEPVGGARPVCGSRALEKRARLSRSLTLPLFNFPGAGAFSKPQPPENTPFKASSNNFLYESKLATSTTPISSSPKILLTADDNTFDYRRKSSGGSSIFAAGSSVLGPSEPHIYEFDEKRSSGDGSVVISITSPGTYPPIPTSKSFGLSSLNFVNFNNVANSGTPSTVGGGFFGSPGNSCNLASSAGLAGSSGYGGAGAGAKRGSDVSVTGGSAQLISNSTNSAIYRLARIINQTTKTNSNCLQHSVNDDSARRLSWERRDKTNKPIPRSSSIDSMVDAVWSEFPPSTPGSARNSVSTQPPSNLNIFLGSTRRESMLSPSSNRRTKQQRGIFGEYNFSACESCWGVCRM; this is translated from the exons GACCCTGCAAAATGTCGGCGAACCCGTCGGTGGAGCTCGGCCCGTTTGCGGCAGCCGCGCCTTGGAGAAGCGGGCACGGCTCTCGCGCTCCCTCACCCTGCCCCTGTTCAACTTCCCCGGCGCCGGAGCATTCAGCAAGCCGCAACCACCGGAAAACACTCCCTTCAAGGCATCCTCCA ATAACTTCCTGTATGAGTCGAAGCTCGCCACTAGCACCACCCCGATCAGTAGCAGCCCGAAAATCCTACTAACGGCCGACGACAACACGTTCGACTACCGGAGGAAGTCgtccggcggcagcagcatcttcGCCGCCGGAAGCTCCGTCCTCGGACCGTCGGAACCGCACATCTACGAGTTCGACGAAAAACGGTCCAGCGGCGATGGTTCGGTTGTTATCAG TATCACCTCGCCCGGGACGTATCCACCGATACCGACGTCGAAATCCTTTGGCCTTTCGTCGTTAAATTTTGTCAATTTCAATAATGTAGCCAACAGCGGAACACCGTccacggtcggtggtggctttTTCGGCAGTCCCGGGAATAGTTGTAACCTGGCGAGCAGCGCGGGATTGGCCGGAAGTAGTGGATACGGcggtgccggagccggtgcgAAACGCGGAAGTGACGTGAGCGTTACCGGTGGGTCGGCGCAACTGATAAGCAACAGCACAAACAGTGCCATCTACCGGCTGGCCCGTATTATCAACCAGACAACGAAAACCAATAGCAACTGTCTGCAGCACTCGGTCAACGATGACAGTGCTCGCCGGCTGTCCTGGGAAAG GCGTgataaaaccaacaaaccgaTACCGCGCTCGTCCAGCATCGACTCGATGGTCGATGCGGTATGGAGCGAATTCCCACCGAGCACCCCGGGAAGCGCCCGGAACTCCGTCTCCACCCAGCCCCCGTCGAATCTCAACATCTTCCTCGGGTCGACACGCCGCGAGAGCATGCTCAGCCCGTCGTCCAACAGGCGGACGAAGCAACAACGTGGCATATTCGGTGAGTACAACTTTTCTGCGTGTGAATCCTGCTGGGGTGTCTGCCGGATGTAA